In one Paracoccus everestensis genomic region, the following are encoded:
- a CDS encoding NAD(P)-dependent alcohol dehydrogenase, whose product MTVHAVGTHAADQPLGPMEITRRDVGAHDVAIQIVFCGICHSDLHQVRSEWAGTLYPCVPGHEIVGRVTEVGTHVTSHKPGDLVGVGCIVDSCQGCPDCAEGLENYCDGMVGTYNGPTADAPGHTLGGYSQAIVVHERFVLRITHPEDQLAAVAPLLCAGITTYSPLRHWGAGPGKKVGIVGIGGLGHMGVKLAHAMGAHVVAFTTSPDKREAAKALGADEVIVSRNAEEMAAHAQSFDFILNTVAAPHDLDAFLALLKRDGTMTLVGAPATPHPSPNVFNLIMRRRSLAGSLIGGIPETQEMLDFCAQHGITADIEMIRADEIEQAYERMLKGDVKYRFVMDIATMA is encoded by the coding sequence ATGACCGTTCATGCCGTTGGAACCCATGCCGCCGACCAGCCCCTTGGCCCGATGGAGATCACCCGCCGCGACGTGGGTGCCCATGACGTGGCGATCCAGATCGTCTTTTGCGGCATCTGCCATTCCGACCTGCACCAGGTGCGCAGCGAATGGGCAGGCACGCTGTATCCCTGCGTCCCGGGCCACGAGATCGTGGGCCGCGTGACCGAGGTCGGCACCCACGTCACCAGCCACAAGCCGGGCGATCTGGTCGGCGTCGGCTGCATCGTGGACAGCTGCCAGGGTTGCCCCGACTGCGCCGAAGGGCTGGAGAATTACTGCGACGGCATGGTCGGCACCTATAACGGTCCGACCGCCGACGCGCCGGGCCATACGCTGGGCGGCTATTCCCAGGCGATCGTGGTCCATGAACGCTTCGTCCTGCGCATCACCCACCCAGAGGATCAGCTGGCCGCCGTGGCCCCGCTGCTGTGCGCGGGCATCACCACCTATTCGCCGCTGCGTCACTGGGGCGCGGGACCGGGCAAGAAGGTCGGCATCGTCGGCATCGGGGGCTTGGGCCATATGGGCGTAAAGCTGGCGCACGCGATGGGCGCCCATGTGGTGGCCTTCACAACCTCGCCCGACAAGCGCGAGGCCGCCAAGGCCCTGGGCGCGGACGAAGTGATCGTGTCCAGGAATGCCGAGGAGATGGCGGCCCATGCCCAAAGCTTCGATTTCATCCTGAACACGGTCGCCGCGCCCCATGACCTGGACGCGTTCCTGGCGTTGCTGAAGCGCGACGGCACCATGACGCTGGTGGGCGCGCCCGCGACGCCCCATCCCTCGCCCAATGTCTTCAACCTGATCATGCGCCGCCGCAGCCTTGCCGGATCCCTGATCGGCGGCATCCCGGAAACCCAGGAAATGCTGGATTTCTGCGCCCAGCACGGCATCACCGCCGATATCGAGATGATCCGCGCCGATGAGATCGAGCAGGCTTACGAACGGATGCTGAAGGGCGACGTGAAATACCGCTTTGTCATGGACATCGCCACGATGGCGTGA
- a CDS encoding alpha-amylase family glycosyl hydrolase, giving the protein MPDEANLERLDPDAFRDTMDALGADDAMRIFGRGLRRLAAMLGGDGPRLRLAFSLLFAMPGAPLICYGDEIGMGEDLSQKGRNAVRSPMQWTKGRNGGFSTAPKAQLTQALVTGDFGPGAVNAEAQWADDGSLLNLVARLAAIRLAHPGIGRRECRPIGDAPDSVIALRYAAADHDLVVIHNLSAKPAPLDLDLGASCRGEGSVLLGDPLSTDDGHLKATLPAYDFRWSKWPR; this is encoded by the coding sequence ATGCCCGACGAGGCCAACCTGGAACGGCTGGACCCGGACGCCTTCCGCGACACCATGGATGCCCTTGGCGCGGACGACGCCATGCGCATCTTCGGGCGCGGCCTGCGCCGCCTGGCGGCGATGCTGGGGGGCGATGGGCCAAGGTTGCGCCTTGCCTTCAGCCTGCTGTTCGCCATGCCTGGCGCCCCCCTGATCTGCTATGGCGACGAGATCGGGATGGGCGAGGATCTGTCGCAAAAGGGCCGCAACGCCGTGCGCAGCCCGATGCAGTGGACCAAGGGCCGCAACGGCGGCTTTTCCACCGCCCCCAAGGCGCAATTGACCCAAGCCCTGGTGACGGGCGATTTCGGTCCCGGCGCCGTCAATGCCGAAGCCCAATGGGCGGATGATGGATCGCTGCTGAACCTGGTCGCGCGCTTGGCAGCGATCCGCCTGGCCCATCCCGGCATCGGCCGCCGCGAATGCCGCCCCATCGGCGATGCGCCGGACAGCGTGATCGCCCTGCGATATGCCGCCGCCGACCATGACCTTGTCGTGATCCACAACCTGTCGGCCAAGCCCGCGCCCCTGGATCTGGATCTGGGGGCATCGTGCCGGGGCGAGGGCTCGGTTCTTCTGGGCGATCCGTTGTCCACCGATGACGGACATCTGAAAGCCACCCTGCCCGCTTATGATTTTCGCTGGTCCAAATGGCCGCGATAA
- a CDS encoding TIGR03885 family FMN-dependent LLM class oxidoreductase, with protein MTRIGYHASHEQFDPRTLRDLAVRAEAAGFAAIKCSDHIQPWSARQGQSGHAWVWLGAAMAATTVPFGNISAPGYRYHPAVMAQAVATLGQMFPGRFWVALGTGEALNEAMTGMAWPDKPERNARLRECFDVMHALLRGETVTHRGRITVVEGRLWSLPDAPPPLFGAAATPETARYLGGWAEGLLTLGGDPDKVAKVIAAFRDGGGEGKPVHIQHTMSWAETPDQAMANALDQWAPVAIGGEINWDIRRPSDFDLLGQFVGPDRIGRSVRVSADPGLHRADLQALSGLGADTVFLHNVGRNQEAFIDMAARELLG; from the coding sequence ATGACGCGCATCGGATACCACGCTTCTCACGAACAGTTCGACCCGCGCACCTTGCGCGACCTTGCGGTCCGGGCCGAGGCGGCGGGCTTTGCCGCGATCAAGTGTTCAGACCATATCCAGCCCTGGAGCGCGCGTCAGGGCCAGTCCGGCCATGCCTGGGTCTGGCTGGGGGCGGCGATGGCGGCAACCACGGTTCCCTTCGGCAACATTTCCGCGCCGGGATACCGCTATCACCCGGCCGTGATGGCCCAGGCGGTAGCAACGCTGGGGCAGATGTTCCCGGGCCGGTTCTGGGTGGCCCTGGGCACGGGCGAGGCGCTGAACGAGGCGATGACGGGCATGGCCTGGCCTGATAAGCCCGAACGCAATGCCCGCCTGCGGGAATGCTTTGACGTGATGCACGCCCTGCTGCGGGGCGAAACCGTGACCCATCGCGGCCGCATCACCGTGGTCGAGGGGCGGTTGTGGTCGTTGCCCGATGCGCCGCCGCCCCTGTTCGGCGCCGCCGCGACGCCCGAGACGGCGCGTTACCTGGGCGGCTGGGCCGAAGGGCTGCTGACCCTGGGCGGCGATCCCGACAAGGTGGCCAAGGTGATCGCCGCGTTCCGCGACGGCGGCGGAGAGGGCAAGCCCGTCCATATCCAGCACACCATGTCCTGGGCCGAAACGCCCGATCAGGCCATGGCCAACGCCCTGGACCAGTGGGCGCCGGTCGCGATCGGAGGCGAGATCAACTGGGACATCCGCCGCCCGTCCGATTTCGACCTTCTGGGGCAGTTCGTCGGCCCCGACCGGATCGGCCGGTCAGTGCGCGTCTCGGCCGATCCGGGGCTGCACCGCGCCGACCTGCAGGCGCTTTCCGGCCTGGGCGCGGATACGGTCTTTCTTCATAATGTCGGGCGCAACCAGGAAGCCTTTATCGACATGGCCGCGCGCGAATTGCTGGGGTGA
- a CDS encoding NAD+ synthase: MTNRFRLTIGQLNPTVGDLPGNAAKAREAWAAAKEAGADMLALPEMFITGYQTQDLVLKPAFTRQAEDAIRTLGAACTGGPAIGIGGPWADRDMLYNAYWVFKDGELVARVLKHRLPHKQLFDELRLFDSGPISGPYPVAGARIGSPICEDGWAPDVAETLAETGAEILVVPNGSPYHRNKLDLRMGHMVARVVETGLPLVYVNMVGGQDDQLYDGASFVLNPGGHKVVQLPPFQEMLAHVDFTLTGDGWRAEPGEMAPQPDEWEQDYMAMMLGLREYMRKSGFSRVVLGLSGGIDSALVATIAADAVGPENVHCVMLPSEYTSQTSLDDAADCAARLGTRLDTVRIDGARDAVSDALAHLMEGTQPDITEENIQSRLRGVMLMAISNKFGGMLLTTGNKSEVGVGYATIYGDMAGGYNPIKDLYKTRVFQTCRWRNANHRDWMMGPAGEVIPPRIITKPPSAELRPDQVDQDSLPPYEILDAILEGLVEKDLSLADLVDQGFDADTVRNVERLLYGSEWKRYQAAPGPRISTRAFWLDRRYPLVNRWRDKL, from the coding sequence ATGACGAACCGTTTCCGCCTGACCATCGGCCAGCTGAACCCCACCGTGGGCGACCTGCCGGGCAACGCCGCCAAGGCCCGCGAGGCCTGGGCCGCCGCGAAGGAGGCAGGGGCCGACATGCTGGCCCTGCCCGAGATGTTCATCACCGGATACCAGACCCAGGATCTGGTGCTGAAGCCCGCCTTCACCCGCCAGGCCGAGGACGCGATCCGAACCCTGGGCGCGGCCTGCACCGGCGGTCCCGCCATCGGCATCGGCGGACCCTGGGCCGACCGCGACATGCTCTACAACGCCTATTGGGTCTTCAAGGACGGCGAACTGGTGGCCCGCGTGCTGAAGCACCGCCTGCCCCACAAGCAGTTGTTCGACGAGTTGCGCCTGTTCGACAGCGGACCGATCAGCGGTCCTTATCCGGTGGCGGGCGCGCGCATCGGATCGCCCATCTGCGAGGACGGCTGGGCCCCCGACGTGGCGGAAACCCTGGCCGAGACGGGGGCCGAGATCCTGGTGGTGCCCAACGGCTCGCCCTATCACAGGAACAAGCTGGACCTGCGCATGGGCCATATGGTCGCCCGCGTCGTCGAAACCGGGCTGCCGCTGGTTTACGTCAACATGGTCGGCGGACAGGACGACCAGTTGTATGACGGCGCAAGCTTCGTGCTGAATCCCGGCGGCCACAAGGTCGTGCAGCTTCCCCCCTTCCAAGAGATGCTGGCCCATGTCGATTTCACCCTGACGGGCGACGGCTGGCGGGCCGAACCGGGCGAAATGGCCCCCCAGCCCGACGAATGGGAACAGGATTACATGGCGATGATGCTGGGCCTGCGCGAATACATGCGCAAGTCGGGCTTTTCCAGGGTGGTGCTGGGCCTGTCCGGGGGGATCGATTCCGCGCTTGTGGCGACCATCGCCGCCGACGCCGTCGGGCCGGAAAACGTCCATTGCGTGATGCTGCCCAGCGAATATACGTCCCAGACCAGCCTGGACGACGCGGCCGATTGCGCGGCCCGTCTTGGAACCCGGCTGGACACGGTCCGCATCGACGGTGCCCGCGACGCGGTGTCCGACGCCCTGGCCCATCTGATGGAAGGCACGCAACCTGACATTACCGAGGAAAACATCCAGTCCCGCCTGCGCGGGGTGATGCTGATGGCCATTTCCAACAAGTTCGGGGGAATGCTGCTGACCACCGGCAACAAGTCCGAGGTGGGCGTGGGCTATGCAACGATCTATGGCGACATGGCGGGCGGATACAATCCGATCAAGGATCTGTACAAGACCCGCGTGTTCCAGACCTGCCGCTGGCGCAACGCCAACCATCGCGACTGGATGATGGGACCGGCGGGCGAAGTGATCCCGCCCCGGATCATCACGAAGCCGCCTTCGGCGGAACTGCGTCCCGATCAGGTGGACCAGGATTCCCTGCCCCCTTATGAAATCCTGGACGCGATCCTGGAAGGGCTTGTCGAAAAGGATCTGTCGCTGGCCGATCTGGTCGATCAGGGCTTTGACGCGGATACGGTGCGCAACGTGGAACGTCTGCTGTATGGCAGCGAATGGAAGCGGTATCAGGCCGCGCCGGGGCCGAGGATTTCGACCCGCGCCTTCTGGCTGGACCGCCGTTATCCCTTGGTGAACCGCTGGCGGGACAAGCTGTAG
- a CDS encoding MORN repeat-containing protein, producing MKAASWAAVVALLAGSAAADAQVVTKQYDDGGVYEGTFRNGRQHGQGSYQLPNGYRYEGDWVEGEILGQGRATFPNGSVYEGQFAEGKPNGTGTITYADGGTYQGDWVAGEITGKGEARYANGSVYVGDFVKGLHQGRGVLTQSNGYRYEGDWNAGVKEGQGKITYPDGAVYEGGMLAGQRAGKGRLTMADGLVYDGIWSAGQMSGTGVLVQGSGDRYEGQMLNGRREGQGVATYANGDVYDGAFKSDRRHGQGTFTGIDGYVYAGQWVEGRMEGQGRITYPDGSIYQGQMKADRPDGRGKITYPDGATYEGQWSQGVIEGEGKATYANGMVYEGGFRNARNHGQGRMTYPDGYVYTGAWADGQRHGEGQATYADGTVYTGGFVNGLREGPGKLTTPDGFVYEGGWKAGEIDGQGVATYASGDRYEGYFVAGKRQGQGVMRYASGEVASGEWNQNRLVESGPAPAPEATETPAMPSEAPTTP from the coding sequence ATGAAGGCGGCAAGTTGGGCGGCGGTCGTGGCGCTGTTGGCGGGGTCTGCGGCAGCGGACGCGCAGGTCGTCACCAAGCAATACGACGACGGCGGCGTTTATGAAGGCACCTTCCGCAACGGCCGCCAGCACGGCCAGGGCAGCTATCAGTTGCCCAACGGCTATCGCTATGAAGGCGACTGGGTCGAGGGCGAGATCCTGGGCCAGGGCCGTGCCACCTTTCCCAACGGTTCGGTCTATGAAGGCCAGTTCGCCGAAGGCAAGCCCAACGGCACGGGCACCATCACCTATGCCGATGGCGGCACCTATCAGGGCGACTGGGTCGCCGGAGAGATCACCGGCAAGGGCGAGGCGCGCTATGCCAACGGGTCGGTCTATGTCGGTGATTTCGTCAAGGGCCTGCACCAGGGCCGCGGCGTGCTGACCCAGTCCAACGGCTATCGCTATGAAGGCGACTGGAATGCGGGCGTCAAGGAAGGTCAGGGCAAGATCACCTATCCCGACGGCGCGGTCTATGAAGGCGGGATGCTGGCCGGGCAGCGGGCGGGCAAGGGCCGGCTGACCATGGCCGACGGGCTGGTGTATGACGGCATCTGGTCGGCCGGGCAGATGTCCGGCACCGGCGTCCTGGTCCAGGGATCGGGCGACCGCTACGAGGGCCAGATGCTGAACGGCAGGCGGGAAGGCCAGGGGGTTGCCACCTATGCCAATGGCGATGTTTATGACGGCGCCTTCAAATCCGACCGGCGCCACGGGCAGGGCACCTTTACCGGCATCGACGGCTATGTTTATGCCGGCCAGTGGGTGGAAGGCCGGATGGAGGGGCAGGGCCGGATCACCTATCCCGATGGTTCGATCTACCAGGGGCAGATGAAGGCCGACCGCCCCGATGGCCGGGGCAAGATCACCTATCCCGACGGCGCGACCTATGAAGGCCAGTGGTCCCAAGGCGTGATCGAGGGCGAGGGCAAGGCCACCTATGCCAATGGCATGGTCTATGAGGGTGGTTTCAGGAACGCCCGCAACCATGGCCAAGGGCGCATGACCTATCCCGATGGTTATGTTTACACCGGCGCTTGGGCAGACGGCCAGCGCCACGGCGAAGGCCAGGCCACCTATGCCGACGGCACGGTCTATACCGGCGGCTTCGTCAACGGGTTGCGTGAAGGCCCGGGCAAGCTGACCACGCCCGACGGCTTTGTTTATGAAGGCGGCTGGAAGGCCGGGGAAATCGACGGCCAGGGCGTCGCGACCTATGCCAGCGGAGACCGCTATGAAGGATATTTCGTGGCGGGCAAGCGCCAGGGCCAAGGCGTGATGCGCTATGCCAGCGGAGAGGTGGCGTCAGGCGAATGGAACCAGAACCGGCTGGTGGAAAGCGGTCCGGCACCTGCCCCCGAGGCGACCGAGACCCCGGCAATGCCTTCTGAAGCCCCCACGACTCCGTAG
- a CDS encoding FtsB/FtsL family cell division protein — protein MRRLVGDLSQRLGSLEAQVADLGDQLEKTEMARAALQAENQDLRDEIARLKNLPPQPPFKPSGMEKATNREPGKPSGKRRPRGPKRDTDRVSREEVLTAEAPAGSRFKGYETCLVRELVISAELVRYRRERWLTSEGKTIIAPLPEGLLGGFGANLRRFCLVLHAHISVTTERLTAILNGIGMKISKRQVVRILTSDLDGFVAEDQAILRASPPPPLSAWMTPVLVMLTMMASPRRSAARASACSARAARSHG, from the coding sequence TTGCGCCGGCTCGTTGGTGATCTGTCGCAGCGGCTTGGCAGCCTTGAGGCACAGGTGGCCGATTTAGGAGACCAGCTTGAAAAGACCGAAATGGCTCGTGCTGCTTTGCAGGCCGAGAACCAGGATCTGCGCGATGAGATCGCGCGCTTGAAGAACCTGCCGCCCCAGCCGCCGTTCAAACCCTCCGGGATGGAAAAGGCGACGAACCGCGAACCCGGCAAGCCAAGCGGGAAACGTCGGCCAAGGGGCCCCAAGCGAGACACGGATCGTGTCAGCCGCGAAGAGGTGCTGACGGCCGAGGCGCCAGCAGGATCGCGCTTCAAGGGCTATGAAACTTGCTTGGTCCGCGAACTGGTAATCTCGGCCGAGCTTGTCCGCTATCGGCGCGAACGCTGGCTGACCTCGGAAGGCAAGACAATCATTGCGCCCTTGCCGGAAGGACTGCTCGGCGGCTTTGGCGCCAACCTGCGGCGGTTCTGTCTCGTGCTTCATGCCCATATCTCGGTGACGACAGAGCGGCTGACCGCGATCCTGAACGGCATTGGCATGAAGATCTCCAAGCGCCAGGTGGTGCGCATCCTGACCTCCGATCTGGATGGGTTTGTGGCGGAGGATCAGGCGATCCTGCGGGCCTCGCCACCGCCTCCTTTATCAGCGTGGATGACACCGGTGCTCGTCATGCTCACCATGATGGCATCACCACGCAGATCGGCGGCACGCGCTTCAGCGTGTTCCGCACGGGCCGCTCGAAGTCACGGCTGA